The Populus alba chromosome 6, ASM523922v2, whole genome shotgun sequence genome contains a region encoding:
- the LOC118048190 gene encoding probable glycosyltransferase At5g03795 isoform X2, translated as MQKRVMSLRLLLTAFLLHRKLLRLYHLKTLFTGVQNVLKRDVSETSGPIAAPANEALDLATKTRHKTEHTSLEKLEAGLQKARVALKEAKNGKQADDPDYAPAGPMYWNAKVFHRSYLEMEKQFKVFVYGEGEPPVFHNGPCRSIYSMEGNFIHRMEIDGHFRTKDPDKAHVYFLPFSVAMMVRFIYERESRDFGPIRRTVSDYINLISGKYPFWNRSHGADHFMLACHDWGPEASFSVPHLGKISIRALCNANTSEKFNPIKDVSLPEINLRTGSIKGFVGGLSPSKRSVLAFFAGRLHGPIRPVVLEHWENKDDDIKVHQQLPKGISYYEMMRGSKFCLCPSGYEVASPRIVEAIYAGCVPVLISDHYVPPFSDVLNWKSFSVEVPVSDIPSLKKILTSISPRQYIRMHRRVLQVRRHFEVNSPPKRFDVFHMILHSIWLRRLNVGIHDDHFSSN; from the exons ATGCAAAAGAGAGTGATGAGTCTCCGCCTCTTATTAACGGCTTTTCTCCTCCACCGCAAGCTGTTGAGGCTTTACCATTTGAAGACCCT GTTTACTGGTGTGCAGAATGTTTTGAAACGAGATGTTTCAGAAACTTCAGGGCCCATTGCTGCCCCAGCAAACGAAGCTCTTGATCTTGCCACTAAAACTAGACATAAAACCGAGCACACCAGTCTAGAGAAACTCGAAGCAGGCCTTCAAAAAGCTCGAGTTGCATTAAAAGAGGCTAAAAATGGAAAGCAGGCAGATGACCCTGATTATGCTCCGGCAGGCCCCATGTACTGGAATGCCAAAGTCTTTCACAG GAGTTATTTGGAAATGGAAAAACAGTTTAAGGTCTTCGTGTATGGAGAGGGGGAGCCCCCTGTATTTCATAATGGTCCTTGCCGGAGCATATACTCCATGGAAGGAAATTTTATTCACAGGATGGAGATTGACGGCCATTTCCGTACCAAGGATCCTGACAAAGCACATGTTTATTTCCTCCCCTTCAGCGTAGCTATGATGGTTCGATTTATCTACGAGCGGGAATCACGGGATTTTGGTCCGATAAGGAGGACTGTTTCAGACTACATCAATCTAATCAGTGGAAAATATCCATTTTGGAATCGAAGCCATGGTGCCGATCATTTCATGCTTGCTTGCCATGATTGG GGGCCAGAAGCTTCATTTTCCGTTCCTCATCTAGGCAAAATCTCAATTCGCGCACTATGCAATGCCAACACGTCAGAAAAATTCAATCCCATCAAAGATGTATCCTTGCCGGAGATCAATCTCCGAACCGGTTCAATAAAGGGCTTCGTTGGTGGACTATCTCCATCAAAACGCTCCGTCTTAGCTTTCTTTGCCGGAAGGCTTCATGGTCCTATCAGACCTGTAGTTCTTGAGCACTGGGAAAATAAGGATGATGATATCAAGGTGCATCAGCAACTCCCAAAAGGGATATCTTACTATGAAATGATGAGGGGAAGCAAGTTTTGCCTTTGTCCAAGTGGTTATGAAGTTGCAAGTCCTAGAATTGTCGAGGCGATTTACGCAGGGTGCGTTCCGGTGCTGATTTCAGATCATTACGTGCCACCTTTTAGTGATGTCTTGAATTGGAAGTCATTCTCTGTTGAGGTTCCGGTGAGTGATATCCCCAGCTTGAAGAAGATATTGACAAGTATATCTCCAAGGCAGTACATAAGAATGCACAGAAGAGTGCTGCAAGTGAGGAGGCACTTCGAGGTTAATTCTCCTCCAAAGCGGTTTGATGTCTTCCACATGATTCTTCATTCTATTTGGCTTCGTAGATTAAATGTTGGAATTCATGATGATCATTTTTCCAGTAATTAA
- the LOC118048188 gene encoding GDSL esterase/lipase At5g03820, translating into MGDASGFWATFFLLVLVASVARGDPLVPALIIFGDSVVDVGNNNNLTTLIKANFLPYGRDYVTHRPTGRFCNGKLATDFTAEYLGFTTYPPAYLSPDASGRNILTGANFASAASGLYDGTAQSYSAISLTRQLSYYRDYQMKVVNMAGQARANDIFSCAIHLLSAGSSDFIQNYYINPVLRGLYSVDRFSDLLMSSYSSFIQNLYGLGARRIGVTSLPPTGCLPAAITLFGAGSNQCVERLNQDAVLFNDKLNITSQGLVQKLPGLKLVVFDIYQPLLDMIRKPSDNGFFESRRACCGTGTIETSLLCNDRSVGTCSNATGYVFWDGFHPSEAANQVLAGDLLQQGFDLIS; encoded by the exons ATGGGTGATGCAAGTGGTTTTTGGGctactttctttcttcttgttttagtTGCCTCTGTAGCTCGCGGGGATCCTCTTGTTCCGGCACTTATCATCTTTGGAGACTCAGTTGTTGACGTGGGTAACAACAATAACCTCACTACACTCATCAAGGCAAACTTCCTTCCTTATGGAAGAGATTATGTTACTCACAGACCAACTGGAAGATTCTGTAATGGGAAGCTAGCAACAGACTTCACAG CTGAATACCTAGGCTTCACCACATACCCACCAGCTTACCTTAGCCCAGATGCCAGCGGAAGAAACATCCTAACCGGAGCCAACTTTGCCTCTGCTGCTTCTGGCCTTTATGACGGGACAGCCCAGTCATAT AGTGCCATTTCTTTGACCAGGCAGTTGAGCTACTACAGGGATTACCAAATGAAAGTTGTGAACATGGCTGGACAAGCCAGGGCCAATGACATATTCTCCTGTGCTATCCATCTCTTGAGTGCAGGGAGCAGTGATTTTATTCAGAATTATTACATCAACCCAGTCCTTAGAGGACTATACTCTGTTGATCGGTTCTCAGACCTTCTCATGAGTTCCTACTCTAGTTTTATTCAG AATCTCTATGGACTTGGAGCAAGAAGGATTGGAGTGACATCCCTACCTCCAACAGGGTGTTTGCCCGCTGCTATCACCCTCTTTGGTGCAGGAAGCAACCAGTGTGTCGAGAGGCTAAACCAAGATGCTGTTTTGTTCAACGACAAACTAAACATCACTTCCCAAGGCCTGGTGCAAAAGCTTCCTGGCCTCAAACTTGTGGTCTTTGATATTTACCAGCCTCTCTTGGACATGATCAGGAAGCCCAGTGACAACG GTTTCTTTGAGTCGAGAAGGGCTTGCTGTGGCACAGGTACAATAGAGACCTCACTGCTCTGCAATGATCGGTCTGTGGGAACATGCTCCAATGCCACAGGGTATGTGTTCTGGGATGGATTCCATCCCTCTGAAGCTGCTAACCAGGTCTTGGCTGGTGATCTCCTTCAACAGGGATTCGACCTCATCTCTTAG
- the LOC118048187 gene encoding threonine dehydratase biosynthetic, chloroplastic — translation MEALRLQPPQGPPLLRPSRSRLASQILTRPHYNPNKSIKPFINATLSKPTAEIPPLSTSSSSSHDNPLRSSTLSSPPYTVKKVSANSLQYPSGYLGAVPERTVNDGDNESIINAMEYLTNILSSKVYDVAIESPLQLASKLSERLGVKIWLKREDLQPVFSFKLRGAYNMMAKLPKEQLQRGVICSSAGNHAQGVALAAKRLGCDAVIAMPVTTPEIKWQSVERLGATVVLVGDSYDEAQTYAKKRAKEEDRTFIPPFDHPDVIMGQGTVGMEIVRQMQGPLHAIFVPVGGGGLIAGIAAYVKRVNPEVKIIGVEPSDANAMALSLHHGQRVMLDQVGGFADGVAVKEVGEETFRLCKELVDGVVLVSRDAICASIKDMFEEKRSILEPAGALALAGAEAYCKYYGVKGANVVAITSGANMNFDKLRVVTELANVGRQQEALLATVMPEVPGSFKHFCELVGHMNISEFKYRSNSEKDAVVLYSVGLHTAFELEAMKKRMESSQLRTYNLTASDLVKDHLRYLIGGKLNVPDEVLCRFVFPERPGALMKFLDSFSPRWNISLFHYRGQGETGANVLVGIQVPQSEMDEFCSRANSLGYDYVVVTDDNDFHLLMH, via the exons ATGGAGGCTCTCCGTCTACAGCCACCACAAGGACCACCACTCCTCCGCCCAAGCCGCTCCAGATTGGCCTCACAAATCCTCACTAGACCCCACTACAACCCCAACAAGTCAATCAAGCCGTTCATCAATGCCACCCTATCAAAACCCACCGCGGAGATCCCTCCATTGTCAACTTCATCATCTTCCTCCCACGACAATCCCTTACGCTCCTCCACGCTTTCTTCACCTCCATATACCGTAAAGAAAGTCTCTGCAAATTCTCTGCAATACCCGTCCGGTTACTTGGGTGCCGTACCGGAACGTACTGTTAATGATGGCGATAATGAGAGTATAATAAATGCAATGGAGTATTTGACGAATATACTGTCGTCAAAGGTGTATGACGTTGCGATTGAATCTCCATTGCAGCTGGCGTCTAAGCTCTCTGAGAGATTAGGAGTCAAGATTTGGCTCAAGAGAGAGGATTTGCAACCG GTCTTTTCATTTAAGCTGCGTGGAGCTTACAATATGATGGCAAAACTTCCAAAGGAACAGCTGCAAAGAGGAGTTATCTGCTCGTCAGCTGGAAATCATGCCCAAGGTGTTGCATTAGCCGCCAAAAGACTAGGTTGCGATGCTGTGATTGCAATGCCTGTTACTACACCTGAAATTAAG TGGCAATCTGTTGAGAGGTTGGGTGCGACAGTTGTTCTAGTTGGGGATTCTTATGACGAAGCACAGACATATGCTAAAAAGAGGGCCAAAGAAGAGGATCGGACATTCATACCTCCTTTTGATCACCCAGATGTTATCATGGGACAGGGAACTGTTGGGATGGAAATTGTACGTCAAATGCAAGGTCCGTTGCATGCAATCTTTGTGCCTGTGGGTGGCGGCGGCTTAATAGCTGGTATTGCTGCATATGTAAAGAGGGTAAATCCTGAG GTTAAGATCATTGGTGTGGAACCCTCTGATGCAAATGCTATGGCATTGTCTCTACATCATGGTCAGAGAGTGATGCTGGATCAGGTTGGAGGTTTTGCAGATGGTGTGGCAGTTAAAGAGGTTGGAGAAGAAACTTTCCGCTTATGCAAGGAATTGGTAGATGGTGTAGTTCTAGTGAGCCGTGATGCTATTTGTGCGTCAATAAAG GACATGTTTGAGGAGAAAAGGAGCATTCTAGAGCCAGCAGGTGCGCTTGCCCTTGCTGGGGCTGAAGCATATTGCAAGTATTATGGCGTCAAGGGCGCAAATGTTGTGGCGATAACAAGTGGGGCAAATATGAACTTTGATAAACTGAGGGTTGTGACTGAACTTGCCAATGTTGGTAGGCAACAAGAAGCGTTGCTTGCAACTGTTATGCCAGAGGTGCCAGGGAGTTTTAAACATTTTTGTGAACTG GTAGGGCATATGAATATCTCTGAGTTCAAATATAGATCGAATTCTGAAAAGGATGCTGTTGTTCTATACAG TGTTGGCCTTCACACAGCTtttgaacttgaagcaatgaaGAAGCGGATGGAATCTTCTCAACTAAGAACTTACAATTTGACTGCAAGTGACTTGGTCAAAGATCACTTGCGTTATTTG ATTGGTGGCAAATTAAATGTTCCGGATGAGGTTCTTTGTCGTTTTGTTTTCCCAGAAAGGCCTGGTGCGTTGATGAAGTTTTTGGATTCTTTCAGTCCACGCTGGAACATTAGCTTGTTCCATTACAGAGGGCAG GGTGAAACTGGTGCCAATGTCCTGGTTGGCATCCAGGTTCCACAGAGTGAGATGGACGAATTCTGTAGTCGTGCCAACAGCCTTGGATATGATTATGTTGTCGTAACTGATGACAATGACTTCCACCTTTTGATGCATTGA
- the LOC118048189 gene encoding LOW QUALITY PROTEIN: putative clathrin assembly protein At1g03050 (The sequence of the model RefSeq protein was modified relative to this genomic sequence to represent the inferred CDS: inserted 2 bases in 1 codon) yields MATSKIRRALGAVKDQTSIGLAKVGNSHSLSDLDVAIVKATRHEEYPADERHIREILSLTSYSRAYISACIXSLSRRLNKTRNWTVALKTLILIQRLLSEGDPAYEQEIFFATRRGTRLLNMSDFRDSRSNSWDFSAFVRTLALYLDERLEFRMQGRRGKRSAFGIEEDEEEAGQASLKSTPVRDMKIDHIFSRIQHLQQLLERFLACRPTGGARHSRVVIVALYSTVKESIQLYHDITEILGILIDRFMELEIPEAVKVYEIFCRVSKQLDELDNFYSWCKTVGIARTSEYPDIEKITQKKLDLMDEFIQDKSTLAQTKRATFEEPVNETDEGKNCEDDMNAIKALPPPESYTETPVVEVQEDAAKEEEKKEINTQQEADLLNLHDDALSTEEHANNMALALFDGGAPAGPAQALTWEAFNDDAADWETTLVQSASDLTSQKVTLAGGLDMMLLDGMYQHGVKTAEMSATGYGVHGSASSVALGSAGRPAMLALPAPPVPNSSATTLANVDPFAASLAVAPPPYVQMSEMEKKQKLLVEEQLLWQQYAKDGMQGQAAFAKLQPNSYNVGGYTQGYYPRSG; encoded by the exons ATGGCTACGAGCAAGATCAGACGAGCTCTTGGGGCAGTGAAGGACCAGACTAGCATAGGCCTAGCCAAAGTTGGCAACAGCCACTCATTATCAGACCTTGATGTGGCCATTGTTAAGGCAACCAGACATGAAGAATACCCCGCAGACGAGAGGCACATTCGGGAAATATTGAGCTTAACTTCGTATTCTCGAGCCTACATCAGCGCGTGTAT CAGCCTCTCCAGGCGTCTCAACAAGACCAGGAATTGGACTGTGGCATTGAAGACGCTTATTTTGATTCAGAGGCTGTTGTCCGAGGGTGATCCAGCTTATGAGCAGGAGATCTTCTTTGCAACCAGGCGTGGGACCCGCCTTCTTAACATGTCAGATTTCCGTGATTCACGATCCAACTCATGGGACTTCTCTGCATTTGTGCGCACGCTTGCTCTCTATCTTGATGAAAGGCTTGAGTTTAGGATGCAAGGGCGTCGCGGGAAGCGTAGTGCATTTGGAATAGAAGAAGACGAAGAGGAGGCTGGCCAGGCATCTTTGAAATCAACGCCTGTCCGTGACATGAAGATCGACCATATCTTTTCCAGGATACAACATTTGCAACAGCTCCTTGAACGCTTTCTAGCCTGCCGCCCCACAG GGGGGGCGAGGCACAGCAGGGTTGTAATTGTGGCTCTCTATTCAACGGTGAAGGAAAGTATCCAGTTATATCATGACATAACAGAAATATTGGGCATCTTGATTGATCGTTTCATGGAACTAGAGATTCCCGAGGCCGTGAAGGTTTACGAGATCTTCTGCAGAGTCTCAAAGCAGTTGGACGAACTCGACAACTTCTATAGCTGGTGCAAGACTGTTGGCATTGCACGCACTTCAGAGTACCCGGACATTGAGAAGATTACACAGAAGAAGCTTGACCTAATGGACGAATTTATTCAAGACAAGTCCACATTGGCACAAACCAAGAGAGCTACATTTGAAGAGCCAGTGAATGAAACTGACGAGGGGAAAAATTGTGAAGATGATATGAATGCAATAAAGGCACTACCACCACCTGAGAGTTACACGGAGACCCCTGTCGTAGAAGTGCAGGAAGATGCAGcaaaggaagaggagaagaaggaaaTAAATACACAACAGGAGGCTGATTTGTTGAACTTGCATGATGATGCATTGTCAACAGAAGAACACGCCAATAATATGGCCTTGGCTTTGTTTGATGGTGGTGCACCAGCTGGTCCTGCTCAAGCTCTTACATGGGAAGCCTTCAATGATGATGCAGCAGATTGGGAGACAACTTTGGTTCAATCAGCAAGCGATTTGACAAGCCAGAAAGTAACTCTTGCTGGTGGTCTAGATATGATGTTGCTTGATGGCATGTACCAACATGGGGTGAAAACAGCAGAAATGTCTGCGACAGGTTATGGAGTTCATGGAAGTGCTAGTAGTGTTGCCCTCGGTTCAGCTGGAAGGCCTGCAATGTTGGCTTTGCCTGCACCTCCAGTCCCAAATAGTAGTGCGACAACATTAGCAAACGTAGATCCATTTGCTGCCTCACTTGCGGTTGCACCACCACCTTACGTGCAAATGTCCGAGATGGAAAAGAAACAGAAGCTGTTAGTGGAAGAGCAGCTACTTTGGCAGCAATACGCGAAGGATGGAATGCAAGGACAGGCTGCATTTGCAAAGCTACAACCTAATTCTTACAACGTGGGAGGTTACACACAGGGCTACTATCCAAGATCAGGTTAA
- the LOC118048190 gene encoding probable glycosyltransferase At5g03795 isoform X1, translating to MKLMVLMVPLILVSGFVVIFGLRSTTTSSWDFIARQPAWLWWGHIGNSSLNGASSVKVHAKESDESPPLINGFSPPPQAVEALPFEDPNVLKRDVSETSGPIAAPANEALDLATKTRHKTEHTSLEKLEAGLQKARVALKEAKNGKQADDPDYAPAGPMYWNAKVFHRSYLEMEKQFKVFVYGEGEPPVFHNGPCRSIYSMEGNFIHRMEIDGHFRTKDPDKAHVYFLPFSVAMMVRFIYERESRDFGPIRRTVSDYINLISGKYPFWNRSHGADHFMLACHDWGPEASFSVPHLGKISIRALCNANTSEKFNPIKDVSLPEINLRTGSIKGFVGGLSPSKRSVLAFFAGRLHGPIRPVVLEHWENKDDDIKVHQQLPKGISYYEMMRGSKFCLCPSGYEVASPRIVEAIYAGCVPVLISDHYVPPFSDVLNWKSFSVEVPVSDIPSLKKILTSISPRQYIRMHRRVLQVRRHFEVNSPPKRFDVFHMILHSIWLRRLNVGIHDDHFSSN from the exons ATGAAGCTCATGGTGTTAATGGTTCCATTGATACTGGTTTCTGGGTTTGTTGTCATTTTTGGTCTAAGATCTACTACGACTTCCAGCTGGGATTTTATAGCAAGACAACCGGCCTGGCTATGGTGGGGACATATTGGTAATTCTTCTTTAAACGGTGCTAGTAGTGTCAAGGTACATGCAAAAGAGAGTGATGAGTCTCCGCCTCTTATTAACGGCTTTTCTCCTCCACCGCAAGCTGTTGAGGCTTTACCATTTGAAGACCCT AATGTTTTGAAACGAGATGTTTCAGAAACTTCAGGGCCCATTGCTGCCCCAGCAAACGAAGCTCTTGATCTTGCCACTAAAACTAGACATAAAACCGAGCACACCAGTCTAGAGAAACTCGAAGCAGGCCTTCAAAAAGCTCGAGTTGCATTAAAAGAGGCTAAAAATGGAAAGCAGGCAGATGACCCTGATTATGCTCCGGCAGGCCCCATGTACTGGAATGCCAAAGTCTTTCACAG GAGTTATTTGGAAATGGAAAAACAGTTTAAGGTCTTCGTGTATGGAGAGGGGGAGCCCCCTGTATTTCATAATGGTCCTTGCCGGAGCATATACTCCATGGAAGGAAATTTTATTCACAGGATGGAGATTGACGGCCATTTCCGTACCAAGGATCCTGACAAAGCACATGTTTATTTCCTCCCCTTCAGCGTAGCTATGATGGTTCGATTTATCTACGAGCGGGAATCACGGGATTTTGGTCCGATAAGGAGGACTGTTTCAGACTACATCAATCTAATCAGTGGAAAATATCCATTTTGGAATCGAAGCCATGGTGCCGATCATTTCATGCTTGCTTGCCATGATTGG GGGCCAGAAGCTTCATTTTCCGTTCCTCATCTAGGCAAAATCTCAATTCGCGCACTATGCAATGCCAACACGTCAGAAAAATTCAATCCCATCAAAGATGTATCCTTGCCGGAGATCAATCTCCGAACCGGTTCAATAAAGGGCTTCGTTGGTGGACTATCTCCATCAAAACGCTCCGTCTTAGCTTTCTTTGCCGGAAGGCTTCATGGTCCTATCAGACCTGTAGTTCTTGAGCACTGGGAAAATAAGGATGATGATATCAAGGTGCATCAGCAACTCCCAAAAGGGATATCTTACTATGAAATGATGAGGGGAAGCAAGTTTTGCCTTTGTCCAAGTGGTTATGAAGTTGCAAGTCCTAGAATTGTCGAGGCGATTTACGCAGGGTGCGTTCCGGTGCTGATTTCAGATCATTACGTGCCACCTTTTAGTGATGTCTTGAATTGGAAGTCATTCTCTGTTGAGGTTCCGGTGAGTGATATCCCCAGCTTGAAGAAGATATTGACAAGTATATCTCCAAGGCAGTACATAAGAATGCACAGAAGAGTGCTGCAAGTGAGGAGGCACTTCGAGGTTAATTCTCCTCCAAAGCGGTTTGATGTCTTCCACATGATTCTTCATTCTATTTGGCTTCGTAGATTAAATGTTGGAATTCATGATGATCATTTTTCCAGTAATTAA